In one window of Thunnus thynnus chromosome 23, fThuThy2.1, whole genome shotgun sequence DNA:
- the b2m gene encoding beta-2-microglobulin codes for MKVFLCLAALAAVYCAVDSKHSPPKVQVYSSKPGEFGMENTLICHVSGFHPPDISIQLMKNGVELPDAKQTDLAFKQDWHFHLTKSVAFSPLREDKYSCKVTHGASTKDYAWEPNM; via the exons ATGAAGGTTTTTTTGTGTCTCGCAGCTCTGGCGGCAGTCTACTGCGCAGTGGATTCCAAACACA GTCCACCCAAGGTTCAGGTGTACAGCAGTAAACCAGGAGAGTTCGGGATGGAAAACACCCTGATCTGCCATGTGAGTGGCTTCCACCCCCCTGACATCAGCATCCAGCTGATGAAGAATGGAGTGGAACTCCCTGATGCCAAGCAGACTGACCTGGCCTTCAAACAGGACTGGCACTTCCATCTGACCAAGAGCGTGGCCTTCAGCCCCCTGAGAGAAGACAAGTACAGCTGCAAGGTCACTCATGGAGCAAGCACTAAAGACTATGCCTGGG AGCCAAACATGTAA